From a region of the Halanaerobium hydrogeniformans genome:
- a CDS encoding sigma-54 interaction domain-containing protein — protein MFVENTYYLEKISDAWEKLAISGDIEESIRDNIKESWNRCINDDNNKLNPITDKPTDVIIRGNKLKEIKEQNSKLIYYCLPKMKELYSLVKGSGYNVILADNKGCILKVIGDKSLAFSKKYDIIEGANWSEEVQGTNAVGTLIKNKTPVTIFSKEHLLKKNHDLVCTAVPIIDKFGYICGVLCMAANYKNIHPHTSALLKKVCEDINRELIVQSKDYSSLNNSLKNKQKEETADYNFSDIIYKSLKMKELMKAAKKVAFNDSTVLIHGETGTGKELLAQSIHNYSFRSNKPFVAVNCSAIPDDLFESEFFGYEEGAFTGGKKGGRVGKLEYADEGTVFLDEINNLTKVNQARLLRVIEEQKITSLGSNKSKNIDLRFIAASNKSLAKLVEENKFRKDLYYRLNVVNLNIPPLKERKIDILVLANYFLRKLGYKFNKGSLKIGREAKQIFLDYNWPGNVRELRNVIESALNLMDNSILKLEHIPNHIRKILNDKGNRILTFDEYEKKFIRDALVFFDGNITLTAKQLNIARNTLYRKLEKYNISGC, from the coding sequence TTGTTTGTTGAAAATACTTATTATTTAGAAAAAATAAGTGATGCATGGGAAAAATTAGCAATTAGTGGTGATATAGAAGAATCTATCAGAGATAATATTAAAGAATCATGGAATAGATGTATTAATGATGATAATAATAAATTAAACCCAATAACTGATAAACCAACTGATGTAATAATAAGGGGTAATAAATTAAAAGAAATTAAAGAACAAAATAGCAAATTAATTTATTACTGTTTGCCTAAAATGAAAGAGCTATACTCTCTGGTAAAAGGTTCAGGTTATAATGTAATTCTTGCTGATAACAAAGGTTGTATTTTAAAAGTTATAGGAGATAAAAGTTTGGCTTTTTCTAAAAAATATGATATTATCGAAGGCGCTAATTGGTCAGAAGAAGTACAGGGAACTAATGCAGTTGGAACTTTAATTAAAAACAAAACACCGGTTACAATATTTTCTAAAGAACATCTTCTTAAAAAAAACCATGATTTAGTTTGTACAGCAGTACCAATCATAGATAAATTCGGTTATATATGTGGAGTATTATGTATGGCTGCCAATTATAAAAATATTCATCCTCATACATCTGCACTTTTAAAAAAAGTATGTGAGGATATTAACAGAGAGCTAATTGTTCAGAGTAAGGATTATAGTTCGTTAAATAACAGCTTAAAAAACAAGCAAAAAGAAGAAACTGCTGATTATAATTTTTCTGATATAATTTATAAAAGTCTTAAAATGAAAGAATTAATGAAAGCTGCAAAAAAAGTAGCATTTAATGATTCTACGGTTTTGATTCATGGCGAAACCGGAACAGGTAAAGAGCTTCTGGCACAATCGATTCATAATTATAGTTTTCGTTCAAACAAACCATTTGTTGCTGTAAACTGTAGTGCAATACCGGATGATTTGTTTGAAAGTGAATTTTTTGGTTATGAAGAAGGTGCATTTACAGGCGGGAAAAAAGGTGGTAGAGTAGGAAAACTTGAATATGCAGATGAAGGAACAGTATTTTTAGATGAAATTAATAATTTAACCAAAGTAAATCAGGCCAGATTATTAAGAGTAATTGAAGAGCAGAAAATCACTTCATTAGGAAGTAATAAGAGTAAAAATATTGATTTAAGATTTATTGCAGCTTCAAACAAATCGCTTGCTAAACTTGTTGAAGAAAATAAATTCAGAAAAGATCTTTATTATAGATTAAATGTTGTCAATCTAAATATTCCACCTCTAAAAGAGAGGAAAATTGATATTTTAGTATTGGCAAATTATTTTTTAAGAAAATTAGGTTATAAATTCAATAAAGGTAGTCTTAAAATTGGAAGGGAAGCAAAACAAATATTCTTAGATTATAACTGGCCGGGAAATGTCCGAGAACTGAGGAATGTAATTGAAAGCGCATTAAATTTAATGGACAATTCTATACTTAAATTAGAGCATATACCTAACCACATCAGAAAGATTCTTAATGATAAGGGAAATAGAATTCTTACTTTTGATGAGTATGAAAAGAAATTTATTAGAGATGCTTTAGTATTTTTTGATGGCAATATCACTTTAACAGCTAAACAGTTAAACATTGCGAGAAATACTCTTTATAGGAAGCTTGAAAAATATAATATTAGTGGTTGTTAG
- a CDS encoding aldehyde ferredoxin oxidoreductase N-terminal domain-containing protein, with translation MDSKILRINMSELKINEEEVSKDYLLLNGRELTTKIMSDEIPENCNPLKEKNKVVIAPSILNNTNSSCSGRLSIGAKSPLTLTIKEYNSEAVCSHKLIKLAIKAIIIEGLSEENKFYKVIIKNESIVLELAEEYEGIGSYNLIDLIKSEYGNEIVLISIGVEAENKMIAAGISINDVDSHFHRYAAGGGLGAVLAAKGVKALIIDNNNSDKAELHNKAKSNLSVKKFD, from the coding sequence ATGGATAGTAAAATTCTAAGAATTAATATGTCAGAACTTAAAATTAATGAAGAAGAAGTTTCTAAAGATTATTTGCTTTTAAATGGTAGAGAATTAACTACAAAAATTATGAGTGATGAAATTCCTGAAAATTGTAACCCACTAAAAGAAAAAAACAAAGTTGTAATAGCTCCAAGTATATTAAATAATACTAATTCATCATGTTCAGGAAGACTTTCTATTGGAGCTAAAAGCCCTTTAACTTTAACTATTAAAGAATATAATTCTGAAGCAGTCTGCAGCCACAAATTAATTAAACTCGCTATTAAAGCAATAATTATAGAAGGCCTTTCAGAAGAAAATAAATTTTATAAAGTAATAATAAAAAACGAATCAATTGTACTTGAACTTGCTGAAGAATATGAAGGTATAGGAAGTTATAATTTAATTGACTTAATTAAATCTGAATATGGAAACGAAATTGTTTTAATTTCTATTGGAGTTGAAGCAGAAAATAAAATGATTGCTGCTGGGATATCCATTAATGATGTGGATAGCCATTTTCATAGATATGCTGCAGGAGGGGGGTTAGGAGCAGTTTTAGCTGCGAAAGGGGTTAAAGCTTTAATAATTGATAATAATAATTCTGATAAAGCTGAATTGCATAATAAGGCAAAGTCTAATCTATCAGTAAAAAAGTTTGACTAA
- a CDS encoding glycyl radical protein, which produces MAITKDKLTYGIKPYNEDWGTGVSGMNAETASPFERIRNWRKQFLDTPLTLDEERAILWTEALKGNEDKPQIIRNAEALAYVLENIQIHIGDYELILGNMAAPPRCAPVFPEFSYEWMLDELENAPFNERDGDRFEYNKKTKNNLMNLAEFWKGQTVHDLAKNLMSEEELKGTGGYGKGLYLLGNYFYGGVGHCSPRYEKLLDLGWQGIKEQVEKNYAKIDMTDPEGIKKAAFYKAELISVEAIMNYIKRYAQYAREKAEAESGARKEELMQMADNCEWISENPPRNFWEAMQMWWFITVTITIEGNGHSIAYGRFDQYMYPFYKKDIEDGTFSKEFIQELIECGWIKISELTKIRDAGSTAAFGGVELGGTSLTLGGVTPDGDDATNDLSFMGIDALAHVRLHAPWITTRHHIDEPKEWMLKCTKVAKMGFGLPSFFNDEVIIPSMLNRGRKIEDCRDYNALGCVEPDAGGREYGWHDAAFFNMNKVLELAINNGKCINCSSDCPIYENCVGAGSQLGLETGSLADFETFEEVKEAYEKQMEYWVDRLTAALNSCDIAHMERKPLPYLSLLIEDCIDKGVDVTRGGARYNFIGPQGVGVANVADGLSNIKYLVFNEKEISGEELLEALEKNWEGYEPIYVKANSSNIPHYGNDDDYADTLAKYGANVYCKEVEERPAAHGGIFQPGLYPVSANVPHGAMQAATPDGRKAGEAVADGVSPVHTSRASHDISGPTALFKSVSSLDHARASNGTLLNTRFAPSTLEGETGDENFMASMRVYFERKGMHNQINVISSEVLKDAMENPGNYKGLLVRVAGYSAFFTELDSSLQKDLIERTEMSY; this is translated from the coding sequence ATGGCAATTACAAAAGATAAATTAACTTATGGAATTAAGCCTTATAATGAAGATTGGGGTACTGGTGTTTCTGGTATGAATGCGGAGACTGCCTCTCCATTTGAAAGAATTCGCAATTGGAGAAAACAATTTTTAGATACTCCGCTAACTCTTGATGAAGAAAGGGCAATTCTTTGGACAGAAGCTTTAAAAGGAAATGAAGATAAACCACAGATTATAAGAAATGCAGAGGCATTGGCCTATGTGTTGGAAAACATTCAAATTCATATTGGCGATTACGAATTAATTTTAGGTAACATGGCTGCTCCGCCTCGCTGTGCACCTGTGTTTCCAGAGTTTTCTTATGAATGGATGTTAGATGAATTAGAAAATGCTCCTTTTAACGAAAGAGACGGAGATAGATTTGAATATAATAAGAAAACTAAAAACAATTTAATGAACCTGGCTGAATTTTGGAAAGGTCAAACTGTTCATGATTTAGCTAAAAATCTAATGAGTGAAGAAGAATTAAAAGGAACGGGCGGGTATGGGAAAGGTCTATATTTACTTGGGAATTATTTTTATGGTGGAGTTGGTCACTGTTCACCTAGATATGAAAAACTTTTAGATTTAGGCTGGCAGGGGATCAAAGAACAGGTAGAAAAAAATTATGCTAAAATAGATATGACAGATCCTGAAGGAATAAAAAAAGCAGCATTTTACAAAGCAGAATTAATTAGTGTAGAAGCAATAATGAATTATATAAAAAGATATGCTCAATATGCTAGAGAAAAAGCTGAAGCAGAAAGTGGTGCTCGTAAAGAAGAATTAATGCAAATGGCAGATAACTGTGAATGGATTTCAGAAAATCCACCAAGAAATTTCTGGGAAGCAATGCAGATGTGGTGGTTTATTACAGTTACTATAACTATAGAAGGTAATGGACATTCTATAGCATATGGAAGATTTGATCAGTATATGTATCCATTTTATAAAAAAGATATTGAGGATGGTACTTTTTCTAAAGAATTTATACAAGAATTAATTGAATGTGGTTGGATAAAAATAAGTGAACTGACCAAAATTAGAGATGCCGGTTCTACAGCTGCTTTTGGTGGTGTTGAACTTGGTGGAACTTCTTTAACCCTCGGTGGAGTAACACCTGATGGTGATGATGCTACAAATGATTTATCATTTATGGGAATTGATGCGTTAGCTCATGTAAGATTACATGCACCATGGATAACAACAAGACATCATATCGATGAACCTAAAGAATGGATGCTAAAATGTACCAAAGTTGCAAAAATGGGATTTGGTTTACCTTCATTTTTCAATGATGAAGTAATTATTCCTTCTATGTTGAACAGGGGCAGAAAAATTGAAGATTGTCGTGACTATAATGCACTTGGTTGTGTTGAGCCAGATGCAGGAGGTCGTGAATATGGCTGGCATGATGCTGCATTCTTTAATATGAACAAAGTACTTGAGCTTGCTATAAACAATGGAAAATGTATCAACTGTAGTTCTGACTGCCCTATTTATGAAAATTGTGTAGGAGCTGGCTCACAGCTTGGTTTAGAAACAGGTTCACTTGCTGATTTTGAAACATTTGAAGAAGTAAAAGAAGCATATGAAAAACAGATGGAATACTGGGTTGATCGTTTAACTGCTGCTCTTAATTCTTGTGATATAGCTCATATGGAGCGCAAACCACTACCATATTTATCACTACTTATCGAAGATTGCATAGATAAGGGGGTTGATGTTACAAGAGGTGGAGCTAGATATAACTTTATTGGTCCTCAGGGTGTAGGTGTTGCAAATGTAGCTGATGGGCTTTCCAATATTAAATATCTTGTTTTTAATGAAAAAGAGATAAGCGGAGAAGAATTATTAGAAGCTTTAGAAAAAAATTGGGAAGGCTATGAACCTATTTATGTTAAAGCAAACAGCAGCAATATACCTCATTACGGAAATGATGATGACTATGCAGATACATTAGCTAAATACGGGGCCAATGTATATTGTAAAGAAGTAGAAGAAAGACCGGCTGCTCATGGGGGTATTTTTCAGCCTGGATTATATCCTGTTTCTGCTAATGTTCCACATGGTGCTATGCAAGCTGCAACACCTGATGGTAGGAAAGCTGGTGAAGCAGTTGCAGATGGAGTTTCCCCTGTTCATACAAGTCGGGCTTCACATGATATTTCTGGACCTACAGCATTATTTAAATCTGTATCTAGTCTTGATCATGCAAGAGCATCAAATGGTACACTATTAAATACAAGATTTGCGCCATCAACACTTGAAGGTGAAACAGGTGATGAAAACTTCATGGCTTCAATGAGAGTATATTTTGAACGCAAGGGTATGCATAATCAGATTAATGTAATTAGCAGTGAAGTATTGAAAGATGCTATGGAAAATCCTGGAAATTATAAAGGTCTACTTGTTAGGGTAGCTGGATATAGTGCTTTCTTCACTGAACTTGATTCTAGTTTACAAAAAGATTTAATTGAAAGAACTGAGATGTCTTATTAA